In Nicotiana tabacum cultivar K326 chromosome 19, ASM71507v2, whole genome shotgun sequence, one DNA window encodes the following:
- the LOC107773150 gene encoding uncharacterized protein LOC107773150, translating into MKNRPQDVVSFIIAETNNVLNTFRRVLPRIMITFIFFFCLLCVFYSLIFLNPSFKSTQKPLGIFIRFNEENQANTIQTPEKTQLHHIVFGIGSSRTTWNYRKEYVKLWWKPNKMRGFVWLDKPMSKNQSSSSNSNVTSLPEIKISSDTSRFKYTNKKGDRSGIRISRIISETVRMDLKNVRWFVMGDDDTFFVPENLVRVLRKYDHNQYYYIGSVSETHWQNHEFSYNMAYGGGGFALSYPLAKALEKIQDKCIGKYPHLYGSDDRIQACLAELGVPLTKEVGFHQFDLHGSAMGLLSAHPIAPLVSLHHLDKIQPMFPKLSRVEALRRLNKPIKLDSAGLMQQSICYDRPRGWTISVSWGYSVQINRGISSAREMEKPITTFNDWYATGDENSFTFNTRTYHKNACQRPVFYLLSNAYVTTNHTTSVYVYDGVRGQKCKWLSADPSDIRHVEVYKKPDPNLWDKSPRRNCCRVLPTSKNDTLLVDVGECREGETI; encoded by the exons ATGAAAAACAGACCACAAGATGTGGTCTCCTTTATTATTGCTGAAACAAATAATGTGCTAAACACTTTTAGAAGAGTACTTCCCAGAATCATGAtcaccttcatcttcttcttttgtcttttatgcgttttttactctttaattttcttaaaccCTTCATTCAAGTCCACCCAAAAACCTTTAGGTATTTTTATTAGATTTAACGAAGAAAACCAGGCAAACACTATCCAAACCCCAGAAAAAACTCAGCTTCACCATATTGTTTTTGGCATTGGATCGTCACGTACTACATGGAATTATAGAAAAGAGTACGTAAAATTATGGTGGAAGCCAAATAAAATGCGTGGATTTGTATGGTTAGACAAACCTATGTCGAAGAATCAAAGCAGCTCGAGTAATTCTAACGTTACTTCTCTTCCAGAAATCAAGATTTCAAGTGACACATCAAGATTTAAGTACACTAACAAAAAGGGCGATCGATCAGGAATTCGTATATCGCGAATCATATCAGAAACAGTAAGGATGGATTTGAAAAACGTGAGATGGTTTGTGATGGGAGATGATGATACATTTTTTGTGCCTGAAAATTTGGTTAGGGTATTGAGGAAATATGATCATAATCAGTATTATTACATAGGGAGTGTATCGGAAACACATTGGCAGAATCATGAGTTTTCATATAATATGGCATATGGAGGTGGAGGTTTTGCTTTAAGTTATCCATTGGCTAAGGCTCTTGAGAAAATACAAGATAAGTGCATTGGGAAGTATCCTCATTTGTATGGATCAGATGATAGGATTCAAGCTTGTTTGGCTGAACTTGGAGTTCCTCTCACCAAAGAAGTTGGATTTCACCAG TTTGATCTACATGGCAGTGCGATGGGCCTCCTCTCAGCCCATCCAATTGCACCACTAGTTTCTCTTCATCATCTTGATAAAATCCAGCCCATGTTCCCCAAATTAAGCCGAGTTGAGGCCCTGAGACGGCTCAACAAGCCCATAAAACTAGACTCAGCTGGGCTCATGCAACAGTCCATTTGTTATGATAGGCCCAGGGGATGGACCATTTCTGTCTCGTGGGGCTATTCGGTCCAGATAAATAGGGGCATCTCATCGGCCCGTGAAATGGAAAAGCCCATTACAACATTTAATGATTGGTATGCAACTGGTGATGAGAATTCCTTCACATTCAACACAAGAACATATCATAAAAATGCTTGCCAAAGACCAGTTTTCTATTTGTTGTCTAATGCATACGTGACAACCAATCACACAACAAGCGTATATGTGTATGATGGGGTCCGTGGACAGAAGTGCAAGTGGCTTAGCGCTGATCCATCCGACATACGCCACGTGGAAGTGTACAAGAAGCCTGATCCAAATTTATGGGATAAG TCTCCTAGAAGAAATTGTTGCAGAGTGTTGCCAACAAGCAAGAATGACACTCTTTTAGTAGATGTGGGTGAATGCAGAGAAGGTGAAACCATCTAA